The following proteins are encoded in a genomic region of Deltaproteobacteria bacterium:
- a CDS encoding prepilin-type N-terminal cleavage/methylation domain-containing protein: protein MKNLQQDSGFTLLEIIIAIAILAFGLMAVATMQVSATKTNVHAFGLTEAVTLAQERIEALMSLPYAHADLSDGAGSNNGQSGLADNPTDAANPMADHQDPNNPIQIGGFGQQYNVYWNVAQDWPLQNTKTIRVIVTWRERGKWNRAWLDFSKADVI, encoded by the coding sequence ATGAAAAACTTGCAACAGGACAGCGGTTTTACCCTGCTAGAGATCATCATCGCTATTGCCATCCTCGCCTTCGGACTCATGGCAGTAGCCACCATGCAGGTTTCAGCCACCAAGACCAACGTGCACGCCTTTGGCCTTACTGAAGCCGTTACTCTGGCCCAAGAGCGCATTGAAGCTCTCATGTCGCTTCCTTATGCCCACGCGGACCTCAGCGACGGTGCAGGCAGCAACAACGGTCAGAGTGGCCTGGCGGACAATCCCACTGATGCTGCCAATCCCATGGCTGATCACCAGGACCCCAACAATCCCATCCAGATTGGCGGCTTCGGCCAGCAATACAATGTCTACTGGAACGTGGCCCAGGACTGGCCTCTGCAGAACACCAAGACCATCAGGGTGATCGTTACCTGGAGGGAACGGGGAAAATGGAACAGGGCCTGGCTCGATTTCTCCAAAGCTGACGTTATCTGA
- a CDS encoding PilW family protein, with protein sequence MGQFLYKGSKSTPAGFTLVELIVALAVALTVMGAVYSTYKAQQDSYIAQEQVAEMQENLRAALYVMAHEIRMAGFDPTGNASATVVSAADTSITFTQDINDGIDTDSDGSTDEGDEAIASDGDVADRNENITYTTAVVSGVPVLQRQDAFSGSSQTLAEYIDGLGFAYAFDNDLDGELDASGGNVIWAIDSDADGFLDLDLDSNGDGVISAADDTDGNGTVDGTALTTLVPTSRIRAVRIWLLARTSRISRDFTDANTYVVGDQITTPADNNRRRLLSTTVKCRNMGL encoded by the coding sequence ATGGGTCAATTTCTTTACAAAGGCTCCAAGAGTACACCAGCAGGTTTTACCCTGGTGGAGCTCATCGTGGCCCTGGCAGTTGCCCTTACTGTCATGGGAGCGGTGTATTCGACCTACAAGGCCCAGCAGGATTCCTACATTGCCCAGGAGCAGGTTGCCGAGATGCAGGAAAACCTGCGGGCAGCGCTCTATGTGATGGCCCACGAGATCAGGATGGCAGGCTTCGATCCCACAGGAAATGCCTCGGCAACAGTGGTGAGTGCCGCGGATACCAGCATCACTTTCACCCAGGACATCAATGACGGCATCGACACCGACAGCGACGGCAGCACGGATGAAGGAGACGAAGCAATCGCCAGTGACGGTGATGTGGCAGATCGCAACGAGAATATCACTTACACCACGGCTGTGGTATCCGGGGTGCCTGTACTCCAGCGGCAGGATGCTTTCAGCGGCAGCAGCCAAACTCTGGCCGAATATATAGACGGCCTCGGTTTTGCCTACGCCTTTGACAACGACCTGGATGGCGAACTCGACGCCTCCGGCGGCAACGTGATCTGGGCCATCGACTCTGACGCGGACGGCTTTCTGGACCTGGACCTGGACAGCAACGGCGATGGTGTTATCAGTGCGGCAGACGACACGGATGGCAACGGCACTGTGGACGGCACGGCTCTGACAACCCTTGTTCCCACTAGCAGGATACGGGCGGTGAGAATCTGGCTGCTCGCCAGGACCAGCAGGATCTCGCGGGACTTCACTGACGCAAACACCTATGTGGTAGGAGACCAGATAACCACACCTGCAGACAACAACAGACGGCGTCTACTGTCCACCACAGTAAAGTGTCGCAATATGGGACTGTAG
- a CDS encoding GspH/FimT family pseudopilin — protein MTITRGAGRLIAERPVPGSAGTHGGQSLWQGAGFTVVELVVIVAIIGIMLLYAALNFADWRNNATLRKTARDVVCQMQFARMEAARRNTSILIQVNTGGPGSGNCIIFIDDGSGGGTAGNQSPEPGEILRQLTMPQGVTLSATTAPIVQYSNRGFPVVGGGSTVTLTNGEKTYNVAVAAAGSVRLNGPV, from the coding sequence ATGACAATTACCCGAGGAGCTGGACGGCTGATCGCAGAAAGACCAGTGCCAGGGAGTGCGGGGACTCATGGTGGGCAGAGCCTTTGGCAGGGTGCAGGCTTCACTGTAGTGGAGCTGGTGGTGATTGTGGCCATCATTGGCATCATGCTGCTCTACGCCGCACTCAACTTTGCCGACTGGCGGAACAATGCCACTTTGAGGAAAACCGCCCGGGATGTGGTCTGTCAGATGCAGTTTGCCAGGATGGAAGCAGCCAGGCGCAACACTTCCATATTGATTCAAGTCAATACTGGAGGTCCAGGTAGCGGCAACTGCATCATTTTCATCGACGACGGTTCAGGCGGCGGTACTGCCGGCAACCAGTCTCCGGAGCCCGGCGAGATTCTCCGCCAGCTCACCATGCCCCAGGGCGTCACTCTGAGTGCTACCACCGCCCCCATCGTCCAGTACAGCAACCGCGGCTTTCCCGTGGTGGGTGGTGGCAGCACAGTCACTCTTACCAATGGAGAGAAAACCTACAATGTGGCGGTGGCCGCAGCTGGCAGCGTCAGGTTGAACGGTCCGGTGTAA
- a CDS encoding carboxypeptidase-like regulatory domain-containing protein, with the protein MKKYMLGVLACAVLLLFFASSVSAGWWHTGWGRHYQRSAQDMERVHPWARLVRSGDISGTVVCEEDPSPVSGALVYLAGESFTAKTNELGEFTLYNVPRGSHRLVVAVAGVANAPVEVNVKARCVTDVGEIQVKCPEVNVKSTDDNPPVPPDPTLVSFKANGYTDWDPVSGAPLIGYTIVVAADPGAVVQLYASGDCSLNGADFEQSKIVPASGEIQFDIVVPDAMYDYLSIDATLDSLTSDCLTNIGFP; encoded by the coding sequence ATGAAAAAATATATGCTTGGCGTGCTTGCCTGTGCAGTGTTGCTGCTCTTTTTTGCCTCCAGCGTTTCTGCTGGTTGGTGGCATACAGGCTGGGGAAGGCACTACCAGAGGAGTGCCCAGGACATGGAGAGAGTGCATCCCTGGGCGCGCCTGGTTCGCAGCGGCGACATTAGCGGCACAGTGGTTTGCGAAGAAGATCCGTCTCCTGTGTCCGGCGCCCTAGTTTATTTGGCCGGCGAATCATTCACTGCCAAGACAAATGAGCTAGGGGAGTTCACCCTCTATAATGTTCCGAGAGGTAGTCACAGACTGGTGGTTGCGGTAGCAGGCGTAGCCAATGCCCCGGTTGAGGTAAATGTCAAGGCCCGCTGCGTAACTGATGTGGGTGAAATTCAAGTGAAATGCCCGGAGGTCAATGTCAAAAGCACAGACGATAATCCCCCTGTACCGCCTGATCCGACGCTAGTTTCTTTCAAAGCCAATGGCTACACAGATTGGGATCCAGTGTCAGGAGCACCTCTCATTGGTTATACCATCGTGGTTGCGGCAGATCCGGGAGCAGTTGTGCAACTCTATGCTTCTGGCGACTGCAGCCTCAACGGCGCTGACTTTGAGCAGTCTAAAATTGTTCCTGCAAGTGGAGAAATACAATTCGATATCGTCGTGCCAGATGCGATGTACGATTATCTCTCTATCGATGCCACCCTGGATTCGCTTACTTCTGATTGTCTGACAAACATTGGTTTCCCCTAA